One window of Vespa velutina chromosome 2, iVesVel2.1, whole genome shotgun sequence genomic DNA carries:
- the LOC124957734 gene encoding dephospho-CoA kinase, which yields MFLVGLTGGIATGKSAVAGVFREHGIPVIDADAIARKVVEPGKPAWHKIQMEFGPEVFLSTKKLDRAKLGDIIFNDVEKRKKLNAITHPDIYREIYWQTFKYFVQGHSFIVLELPLLFESGHMLNYLHKIIVVTCEEDLQLQRLIERTGFTEAKAKLRIEAQMSLEKKADMANFVIENSGTERDTREQTIKVINVLRCSKYHWKLRFIVGFCCTVLLAGAYWLRNRSFKSLPATT from the exons atgttCCTAGTAGGCTTGACAGGTGGAATAGCCACTGGAAAAAGTGCTGTGGCTGGTGTATTTCGCGAACATGGCATACCCGTCATTGATGCCGATGCGATAGCCCGTAAAG ttGTGGAACCAGGAAAACCAGCTTGGCATAAAATACAAATGGAATTTGGTCCTGAGGTATTTCTCAGTACAAAAAAACTTGACAGAGCCAAACTAggcgatattattttcaatgatgttgaaaaaagaaaaaaactaaatgCTATTACCCATCCAGacatatatagagaaatatattggcaaacatttaaatattttgtacagGGCCATTCATTTATAGTTCTGGAATTACCGTTACTCTTTGAATCAGGACATATGTTGAATTATTTGCATAAGATTATTGTTGTAACTTG CGAAGAGGATCTACAATTACAAAGATTAATAGAACGTACGGGATTTACAGAAGCTAAAGCAAAACTAAGAATAGAAGCTCAAAtgtctttagaaaaaaaagcagataTGGCAAATTTTGTAATAGAAAATTCAGGAACCGAACGTGATACTAGAGAACAAACTATTAAAGTAATTAATGTGTTGAGATGTTCAAAGTACCATTGGAAATTACGTTTTATAGTCGGTTTTTGTTGCACTGTTCTATTAGCTGGTGCATATTGGTTAAGAAACAGATCATTTAAATCCTTGCCAGCAACAACATAG
- the LOC124957732 gene encoding zinc finger CCCH domain-containing protein 10-like codes for MKKLNKKVENSSNDQNKNMSDGQVTNGDTSPTRICRDFLRNVCHRGKRCKYLHERSDDDPVEGYTFCHDFQNGMCNWPGCKFLHCTENEEKRFRATGELPAHVLNRLKNNSEKSEYPLCKDFIKGTCQRTQCKYRHVKKEEPQHSLTQTSHNSASRPPHNFNSPSNNESRRYEEDRNFHWPMEEQHNLVASNGYNTSQHPTDYIGPPEPKRRIVSGETVVHFETSQIVGQHTAQPVTPGYYYPVIPRNEARAIVLEDENALLRKKIEELKKQVSDLTATNEFLLDQNAQLRMSGKRTANVTAVTVPAVTITNTVPPSQAPTPQQMVNAAVAAGTLRTVTASVATVPVSIATVAPVSIAAVSMAPVSIPPPIVTMAQQTITMSGSGPQATNQQPPNTQQPASLPLSISGATAPLVSYPIMTQELRPVLQ; via the exons ATGAAGAAGTTGAATAAGAAGGTGGAAAACTCGTCGAACgaccaaaataaaaatatgtcggATGGACAGGTCACGAATGGCGATACCTCACCCACTCGCATCTGCAGAGATTTTCTACGAAATGTTTGCCACAGAGGGAAACGTTGCAAATATCTTCACGAACGTTCGGACGATGATCCGGTCGAGGGTTACACATTTTGTCATGACTTTCAAAATGGCATGTGCAATTGGCCGGGttgtaaatttttacattgtacggagaacgaagagaaacgtTTTCGTGCGACGGGAGAGTTACCGGCTCATGTTTTAAATAGgttgaaaaataatagtgAAAAGTCCGAGTATCCTCTTTgcaaagattttattaaaggTACTTGCCAAAGGACACAGTGTAAATACAGACACGTGAAGAAGGAAGAACCACAACATAGTTTGACCCAAACGTCGCATAACAGTGCGTCAAGACCTCCTCATAATTTCAATAGTCCTAGCAATAATGAAAGTCGTAGATATGAGGAGGACAGAAA tTTCCATTGGCCGATGGAGGAACAACACAATTTAGTTGCAAGCAATGGCTATAATACGTCTCAGCATCCAACAGATTACATAGGACCACCGGAGCCAAAGCGACGAATAGTTTCCGGTGAGACGGTCGTCCACTTCGAAACTTCGCAAATCGTTGGTCAACATACCGCACAGCCGGTTACACCAGGCTATTATTATCCAGTAATACCTCGTAATGAAGCTAGGGCTATTGTTTTAGAGGATGAAAATGCATTATTACGAAAGAAGATAGAGGAACTAAAGAAACAg gtCAGCGATTTGACCGCAACCAATGAGTTTTTGCTGGATCAAAATGCTCAATTGAGAATGTCAGGAAAACGAACTGCAAATGTGACTGCTGTGACAGTCCCAGCGGTTACAATTACAAACACCGTTCCACCGTCTCAAGCTCCTACTCCACAACAAATGGTCAATGCTGCTGTAGCAGCTGGTACATTACGTACGGTTACAGCGAGTGTAGCCACTGTTCCAGTAAGCATAGCTACGGTCGCACCCGTATCTATTGCTGCGGTGTCCATGGCTCCTGTCTCGATTCCACCACCTATCGTGACCATGGCACAGCAGACTATCACGATGAGTGGTTCAGGTCCACAAGCGACAAATCAACAACCACCTAATACGCAACAACCTGCCAGTTTACCTCTTTCAATATCAGGTGCAACCGCACCTTTGGTTTCCTATCCTATCATGACTCAAGAACTTAGGCCTGTTTTGCAGTAA
- the LOC124957731 gene encoding sarcolemmal membrane-associated protein — protein MVVASGGWVQNANYPAAQNNNNLSLSNMQDNKMAPKVVLICRDNSHPFQERTLTLEEPVKIGRSVARVRAAPNNAIFDCRVLSRNHALLWYTGGKFYLQDTRSSNGTFINNQRLSTSGLESAAEEVCSGDIVQFGVDVVENTKKVTHGCIVATIKLYLPDGKEAKASLSTSVTPVGSNVSLEDLYKLYQVIQEASRREKALNSKLGHLQQLVENIRKVTNQSWKALITEDRLLSWVETVENQLVVYSKNYTEDKIRNELVKLQEEKAQYQNTAKEALQKILQEKLEIAKRLVHVETQLSETEEENQSLHSVSKYTQNELQELSVKYTEVQKKLQETTNKLLETEEKLKVVKQNAEQEIQVILKTLERQEAKEQNLLARLQKSRLSSVNILKQITALRNYMQTLQDMDPKLVTSENFDSKDGENPIDAINAILNKLNSISAGNIEMDSESNFKEEQDNQFNLQDIDSNQLKVVNSESFSSKEKLDDLAVGNDNLTEYILPPPSRRTLVNGNANLDNLDINSDADIDSDATDETCSVASDDVSIKSTIENKKEEHAFGEIKEIFVPHKAEVRFASNENGEQLEVYYEPTEQTEKENELLEKASDTVDSEKSFREVENITTEKYEQIEEKNVNEKVDLNKDCDDEDHLEGDYIKTLKPMTKNESMQQSLHSKEYILHTLIGSLDSLKGEDSLEAQQVVKQELEELRDSLIHEPTEIIMDRLKELYYRAKNEAQRMQEVNEELVIVKEKYNAFLDERGELLKKYTTLKQQCGDLLNATYTVPIHYVVPIVIALVCMLLEKIF, from the coding sequence ATGGTTGTAGCCAGTGGTGGATGGGTACAAAATGCCAATTATCCTGCTGCtcagaataataacaatctgAGCTTGAGCAACATGCAGGACAATAAGATGGCACCGAAAGTTGTCCTGATTTGCAGGGACAACTCTCATCCGTTTCAAGAACGTACGTTGACTTTGGAAGAACCTGTGAAAATAGGTCGTTCAGTGGCCAGAGTAAGGGCTGCTCCAAATAATGCGATCTTTGACTGTAGAGTGTTGTCAAGGAATCACGCATTGCTTTGGTATACCGgtggaaaattttatttacaagatACTCGTAGTAGCAATGGAACATTCATTAACAATCAAAGGTTAAGTACTTCAGGCTTAGAATCTGCAGCCGAAGAAGTATGTTCAGGAGACATAGTTCAATTTGGAGTGGATGTAGTAGAGAATACAAAGAAAGTAACGCATGGTTGTATAGTGGCAACAATAAAGCTTTATCTGCCGGATGGTAAAGAAGCTAAAGCTAGTCTTAGCACATCTGTTACACCGGTAGGTAGTAATGTTTCCTTAGaggatttatataaattgtatcaaGTTATACAAGAAGCTTCTAGGAGGGAAAAGGCGCTTAATTCTAAACTAGGACATCTTCAACAACTGgtagaaaatattcgaaaagttACTAATCAGTCATGGAAAGCATTAATAACGGAAGATCGTTTGTTATCATGGGTTGAAACTGTGGAAAATCAACTGGTTGTTTATTCTAAAAATTACACAGAAGATAAGATTAGAAATGAACTTGTAAAACTTCAAGAGGAAAAAGCACAATATCAAAATACAGCAAAGGAAGCATTGCAGAAAATTTTGCAAGAAAAGCTGGAAATTGCTAAAAGACTAGTGCATGTAGAAACTCAATTAAGCGAAACTGAGGAAGAAAATCAGAGTTTGCACAGTGTTTCAAAATATACTCAAAATGAATTGCAAGAACTTAGTGTCAAATATACAGAAGTACAAAAGAAACTCCAAGAAACGACGAACAAACTTTTGGAaactgaagaaaaattaaaagtagtGAAGCAAAATGCAGAACAAGAGATACaagttatattaaaaacattggAACGTCAAGAGGCAAAAGAACAAAACTTGTTGGCAAGATTACAAAAGTCTAGATTAAGTTCGGTTAATATTCTTAAGCAGATCACTGCCTTGAGAAATTATATGCAAACTCTGCAAGATATGGATCCAAAATTAGTTACAAGTGAAAATTTTGATTCAAAAGATGGAGAGAATCCTATTGATGCTATTAATgcaattttgaataaattaaattctattagTGCTGGCAATATAGAAATGGATTCTGaaagtaattttaaagaagaacaagataatcaatttaatttacaagATATAGATTCTAATCAATTGAAAGTAGTAAATTCTGAATCATTTAgttcaaaagagaaattagATGACTTGGCAGTGGGAAATGATAATTTAACAGAATATATTTTGCCTCCTCCATCTAGGAGAACATTAGTAAATGGAAATGCTAATTTAGACAATTTGGATATTAATTCAGATGCTGATATAGATTCGGATGCAACGGATGAAACATGCAGTGTTGCTAGTGATGATGTTAGCATAAAATCGACTatagaaaacaagaaagaagaacatgCCTTTGGAGAAATTAAAGAGATATTTGTACCACATAAAGCGGAAGTTAGATTTGCGTCCAATGAAAATGGCGAGCAATTAGAAGTTTATTATGAGCCAACAGAACAAACAGAAAAGGAGAacgaattattagaaaaagcaAGTGATACCGTAGATTCTGAAAAGTCTTTCAGAGAAGTAGAGAATATAAcaacagaaaaatatgaacaaaTTGAAGAGAAGAATGTCAACGAAAAAGTTGACTTAAATAAAGACTGTGACGACGAAGATCATCTAGAAGGAGATTATATTAAGACATTAAAGCCTATGACTAAGAATGAAAGTATGCAACAGAGTTTGCattcaaaagaatatatattgcaCACTCTAATTGGATCTTTAGATTCTTTAAAAGGTGAAGACAGCCTGGAAGCACAACAAGTGGTCAAGCAGGAATTAGAAGAATTAAGAGACTCGTTGATTCATGAACCAACTGAGATCATTATGGATAGGTTGAAGGAATTGTATTATCGTGCGAAAAATGAGGCTCAAAGGATGCAGGAAGTTAATGAAGAATTAGTAATAGTGAAAGAAAAGTACAATGCCTTTTTAGATGAAAGAGGagaactattaaaaaaatataccacATTAAAGCAACAGTGTGGTGATTTGCTAAATGCAACCTACACTGTGCCAATACATTATGTTGTTCCCATTGTAATAGCGTTAGTCTGCATGTTGCTAGAAAAAATCTTCTAa
- the LOC124957733 gene encoding G patch domain-containing protein 11 — MSDDEDYMSDKFLQLSEKCATPSLVYRHTDKRQFELEKRKAEHEAKMKEKNKSIHLIEREKREEGMSNAIASSNKGFALLMKMGYKPGQGIGKTESGMIEPIGIELKADRHGLGKTSAKKETKSKIVDTRLDNSHMQDFRERLAETKLEQMLKVDLYKSQKVCQQLDAKANKEEPLESWFWVNDLEKKEDENEEEEEEKEEEEEEEDITVNEKLDILTKYLREKYFYCIWCGVLFEDENDLRDNCPGCTRNVH, encoded by the exons ATGTCAGATGATGAAGATTATATGTCCGATAAGTTTTTACAATTGTCTGAAAAATGTGCTACGCCAAGTCTAGTTTATAGACATACAGATAAAAGACAAttcgaattagaaaaaagaaaagctgaGCATGAagcaaaaatgaaagaaaaaaataaatcaatacatTTAATAGAGCGTGAAAAACGAGAAGAGGGCATGTCTAATGCCATAGCAAGTAGTAATAAAG GTTTTGCTTTGCTTATGAAAATGGGATATAAACCAGGACAAGGTATAGGAAAAACAGAATCAGGTATGATTGAGCCAATTGGAATAGAATTGAAAGCTGATCGACATGGATTAGGCAAAACAtcggcaaaaaaagaaaccaaatcAAAAATAGTAGATACACGATTAGATAATTCACATATGCAAGATTTCCGAGAGAGATTGGCAGAAACAAAATTAGAACAAATGTTAAAagtagatttatataaaagccAAAAAGTTTGTCAACAACTAGATGCTAAAGCAAACAAAGAAGAACCTTTAGAATCTTGGTTTTGGGTAAATGAtttggagaaaaaagaagatgaaaatgaagaagaagaagaagagaaagaagaagaagaagaagaagaagatattacTGTTAATGAGAAATTAGATAttctaacaaaatatttacgtgAAAAGTACTTTTATTGTATTTGGTGTGGTGTATTATTTgaagatgaaaatgatttaaggGATAATTGTCCAGGATGTACAAGAAATGTTCATTAG
- the LOC124957737 gene encoding partner of bursicon isoform X2, whose protein sequence is MFYQRQILEDENCETLQSEIHITKDEYDEVGHIKRTCSGDISVTKCEGFCTSQVQPSVITATGFAKECYCCRESYLKERLVILNQCYDADGIKLMNNEDGVMEIKLREPAECKCIKCGNFSR, encoded by the exons ATGTTTTACCAAAGGCAG ATATTAGAAGATGAAAATTGTGAAACATTACAATCAGAAATTCATATTACTAAAG atGAATATGATGAGGTTGGacatataaaaagaacatGCAGTGGTGATATATCAGTTACTAAGTGTGAAGGATTTTGTACCTCACAAGTACAACCAAGTGTTATTACTGCCACTGGTTTTGCTAAG GAATGTTATTGTTGCCGTGAAAGTTATTTGAAGGAGAGACttgttattttaaatcaatGCTATGATGCAGATGGAATAAAGTTAATGAACAATGAAGACGGAGTCATGGAAATAAAATTGCGAGAGCCAGCAGAATGCAAGTGTATAAAATGTGGAAATTTTTCCAGATGA
- the LOC124957737 gene encoding partner of bursicon isoform X1, producing MTKFTIFLLIITSYYNFCVIAQILEDENCETLQSEIHITKDEYDEVGHIKRTCSGDISVTKCEGFCTSQVQPSVITATGFAKECYCCRESYLKERLVILNQCYDADGIKLMNNEDGVMEIKLREPAECKCIKCGNFSR from the exons ATGACAAAATTCaccatatttttattgatcattACATCCTACTATAATTTTTGTGTTATTGCACAGATATTAGAAGATGAAAATTGTGAAACATTACAATCAGAAATTCATATTACTAAAG atGAATATGATGAGGTTGGacatataaaaagaacatGCAGTGGTGATATATCAGTTACTAAGTGTGAAGGATTTTGTACCTCACAAGTACAACCAAGTGTTATTACTGCCACTGGTTTTGCTAAG GAATGTTATTGTTGCCGTGAAAGTTATTTGAAGGAGAGACttgttattttaaatcaatGCTATGATGCAGATGGAATAAAGTTAATGAACAATGAAGACGGAGTCATGGAAATAAAATTGCGAGAGCCAGCAGAATGCAAGTGTATAAAATGTGGAAATTTTTCCAGATGA